In one window of Campylobacter coli DNA:
- a CDS encoding CPBP family intramembrane glutamic endopeptidase has protein sequence MITIFILLALALTLLSFKKTKLSFMVLAISGILAYYYNIIEISFIAFMGVFFLLSLYYKNNKNIFLELLIVAFCLLLFLHFIPGVNNVKILDKVHASEHSSAFTLYFSFDKPLGVFLLFLLMPSLFENLNRIKPKLFQAMLLFASPFLLLSIPWYLGVIKMEIGFPSWIVYFLFSNLFLVALVEEAFFRGYLQQRLQGLIGGVGALLVASLAFGVAHYKAGILMIIFASLAGLIYGMAWRYSKSLWLSVFFHYGLNLTHLFFFTYPSYVK, from the coding sequence ATGATTACAATTTTTATCTTATTAGCCTTAGCTTTAACATTGCTTTCGTTTAAAAAAACAAAATTATCTTTTATGGTATTGGCGATAAGTGGAATTTTGGCTTATTATTATAATATCATAGAAATAAGTTTTATTGCTTTTATGGGTGTATTTTTTTTATTGTCCTTGTATTATAAAAATAATAAAAATATATTTTTAGAGCTTTTGATAGTGGCATTTTGTTTGCTTTTATTTTTGCATTTTATTCCAGGTGTTAATAATGTAAAAATTCTAGATAAAGTTCATGCAAGTGAGCATAGCAGCGCTTTTACTTTGTATTTTAGTTTTGATAAGCCTTTGGGTGTTTTTTTACTCTTTTTACTTATGCCAAGTTTGTTTGAGAATTTAAATAGAATAAAACCAAAATTATTTCAAGCAATGTTATTGTTTGCAAGTCCTTTTTTACTTTTATCCATCCCTTGGTATTTGGGTGTAATTAAAATGGAAATAGGCTTTCCTTCTTGGATAGTGTATTTTTTATTTTCTAATTTATTTTTGGTTGCTTTGGTTGAAGAAGCATTTTTTAGGGGTTATTTACAACAAAGATTACAAGGTTTGATAGGGGGTGTAGGAGCGCTTTTAGTTGCGAGTTTGGCATTTGGAGTGGCGCATTATAAAGCAGGTATTTTGATGATAATATTTGCTTCTTTGGCAGGTTTGATTTATGGAATGGCTTGGAGATATAGTAAGAGTTTATGGCTTAGTGTATTTTTTCATTATGGTTTAAATTTAACACATTTATTTTTCTTTACTTATCCCTCTTATGTAAAATAG